The following are encoded together in the Peromyscus leucopus breed LL Stock chromosome 1, UCI_PerLeu_2.1, whole genome shotgun sequence genome:
- the Calhm2 gene encoding LOW QUALITY PROTEIN: calcium homeostasis modulator protein 2 (The sequence of the model RefSeq protein was modified relative to this genomic sequence to represent the inferred CDS: deleted 1 base in 1 codon), whose amino-acid sequence MAALIAENFRFLSLFFKSKDVMIFNGLVALGTVGSQELFSVVAFHCPCSPARNYLYGLTAIGVPTLALFLIGVILNNHTWNLVAECQYRRAKNCSAAPNFLLLSSILGRAAVAPVTWSVISLLRGEAYVCALSEFVDPSSLTAGDEGFPSAHATEILARFPCGEGPANLSGFREEVSRRLKYESQLFGWLLIGVVAILVFLTKCLKHYCSPLSYRQEAYWAQYRTNEDQLFQRTVEVHSRVLAANNVRRFFGFVALNKDDEELVAKFPVEGTQPRPQWNAITGVYLYRENQGLPLYSRLHKWAQGLTGNGTAPDNVEMALLPT is encoded by the exons ATGGCGGCCTTGATCGCAGAGAACTTCcgcttcctgtctctcttcttcaaGAGCAAGGATGTGATGATTTTCAATGGCTTGGTGGCCCTGGGCACGGTGGGCAGTCAGGAGCTGTTCTCTGTGGTGGCCTTCCACTGTCCCTGCTCACCTGCCCGGAACTACCTGTACGGGCTGACAGCCATCGGCGTGCCCACGCTGGCGCTCTTCCTTATTGGAGTCATCCTCAACAACCACACTTGGAACCTAGTTGCCGAGTGCCAGTATCGGAGGGCCAAGAACTGCTCGGCGGCCCccaacttcctcctcctgagctcCATCCTGGGCCGCGCAGCTGTGGCTCCCGTCACCTGGTCTGTCATCTCCCTGCTC CGAGGGGAGGCCTACGTCTGTGCTCTCAGTGAGTTTGTGGACCCGTCCTCGCTCACGGCTGGGGATGAAGGCTTCCCCTCAGCTCATGCCACGGAGATCCTAGCCAGGTTCCCTTGTGGAGAGGGCCCTGCCAACCTGTCCGGCTTCCGGGAAGAGGTCAGCCGTAGGCTCAAGTATGAGTCCCAG CTCTTTGGGTGGCTCCTCATCGGCGTGGTGGCCATCCTGGTGTTCCTGACCAAATGCCTCAAGCACTACTGCTCGCCGCTCAGCTACCGCCAGGAGGCCTACTGGGCACAGTACCGCACCAACGAGGACCAGCTCTTCCAGCGCACGGTGGAGGTACACTCAAGGGTGCTGGCCGCCAACAACGTGCGCCGATTCTTTGGCTTTGTGGCCCTCAACAAGGATGATGAAGAGCTGGTTGCCAAGTTCCCAGTGGAAGGCACACAGCCACGACCACAGTGGAACGCTATCACGGGGGTCTATCTGTACCGTGAGAACCAGGGCCTCCCGCTCTATAGTCGCTTACACAAGTGGGCCCAGGGCCTGACGGGTAACGGCACAGCTCCTGACAACGTGGAGATGGCCCTGCTCCCCACCTAG